The genomic DNA AAATAATTTATTTTAGTTAATTTTGGTAAGTAAGTGATCTTTTTCAAAAAGTGAATCTAATATTCTTTTAAAATCTTTTAAGGCTATTGTAGATCTTTCTTGATAAGCTTTATACCTTAGTCTTTTATCTTTTATTCTTTTAGTTAGTTCTGGAACTAAACCAAAAGAGGCAGGCATAGGCTGGAATTTATTTTTTTTATGATTGGACAATATTTGATTTTTATTACTAATGTGATTTATAAGAGAACCAATCATTGATTCACTAGGGAAAGTTACTGGATTTTTGCCTTTAGCTAATAAAGATGCATTTATTCCTGCGAGCAATCCACCTGCAGTAGCAGCAGCATAGCCTTCCGTACCAGTTATCTGGCCAGCCGCTAAAAGAGTTTTTCTTTTTATGAATTGTAGCGTTGGTAAAAGTAATTTTGGAGATTCTAAAAAAGTATTTCTATGCATTACTCCAAAACGTACAAACTCAGCTTTTTCTAAGCCTGGAATCATCCTAAAAATTCTTTTTTGTTCTGACCATTTTAAATTTGTCTGAAAACCTACCATATTAAGTAACTTTCCTTCGAGATCTTCCATCCTTAATTGAACAATTGCATGAGGGCGATTTTTCAATCTATTCTCCCTATCAAGTAAGTCTCCCCACTTAGGATTCCACAACCCAATAGATTTAAGGGGTCCATATCTCATTGTGTCAACTCCTCTTCTAGCAATTTCTTCTATTGGCAAGCAAGCTTCAAAGAAATTAGCAAATTCTTTTTCAAAGTCTTTTAAAACAGCTTGTTCAGCTCCTATTAGTTCATTCCTAAAATGAATATAGTCATTTTTATTCAACGGGCAATTAAGATACGCAGGATCCCCCTTATCGTATCTACTTGCTTTAAATACTACTTCTTTGTTAATTGTATCACCATAAATTATTGGACTAGCTGCATCAAAAAAATGACAGGCCTCAATACCTGTAAAAAATTGAATATTGCTTGCCAGTTGATCTGCAGTTAAAGGACCAGTAGCAAGGATAGTTATATTTTCTTTGCTTGGGAGATCCAGCTGTTCAAATCTCTTGAATTCGATTAAAGGATGATTAGATAAAGCTCCAGTTAAAGCTTTACTAAATTTGGATCTATCAACTGCCAAAGCTCCTCCCGCAGGAACAGCAAATTTGTCTGCTGTTTGAACTATTAATGAATTAAAAGATCTAAGTTCTTTTTGTAATAAACCAGAAGCTCTATCTGAACTTAAAGCCCCAAAGCTATTACTACAAACCAATTCTCCAC from Prochlorococcus marinus XMU1402 includes the following:
- the trmFO gene encoding methylenetetrahydrofolate--tRNA-(uracil(54)-C(5))-methyltransferase (FADH(2)-oxidizing) TrmFO; protein product: MLQKEVIVIGAGLAGSEAAWQVANSGIPVKLVEMRPFKSTPAHHTSECGELVCSNSFGALSSDRASGLLQKELRSFNSLIVQTADKFAVPAGGALAVDRSKFSKALTGALSNHPLIEFKRFEQLDLPSKENITILATGPLTADQLASNIQFFTGIEACHFFDAASPIIYGDTINKEVVFKASRYDKGDPAYLNCPLNKNDYIHFRNELIGAEQAVLKDFEKEFANFFEACLPIEEIARRGVDTMRYGPLKSIGLWNPKWGDLLDRENRLKNRPHAIVQLRMEDLEGKLLNMVGFQTNLKWSEQKRIFRMIPGLEKAEFVRFGVMHRNTFLESPKLLLPTLQFIKRKTLLAAGQITGTEGYAAATAGGLLAGINASLLAKGKNPVTFPSESMIGSLINHISNKNQILSNHKKNKFQPMPASFGLVPELTKRIKDKRLRYKAYQERSTIALKDFKRILDSLFEKDHLLTKIN